Part of the Coregonus clupeaformis isolate EN_2021a chromosome 31, ASM2061545v1, whole genome shotgun sequence genome, AATGCTCTCTGAATATGAATTAGAGTAAATGTTTTTTCTGGTGAACCTGATACCAGCCGATCTGATGTTGTTTTGTTTGCGCTGCATGTTGGTTTGGGGTTTTCATTCCAAAAACAATGGCTGGAACTTCAGTATATGTTAATATATAATATGAATGTGAATATTAATATATAATGATATATTGAATACAATATAAATATAGCTTATGATTCCAAATATGAACAAATTATATAATCGAACAAAAATCAAATGCATTATATGGTTATTATTTCATATTAACTTAAAACCCCAAAATAACCCGATCCTCAAAGCCCTCAAAGCAACAACAACATTTAAATAAATGACATCAAAATATACAAAATCAAAGGCAATCCCAGACGCCAACAACAGCTGTCTCATGTCTTTCCCATCTGGTTCCCGTCATTATTTCAGGAGAAGCTGGCATACCACAGACGGAGCAGGAAGCTCCTCTCCCCAGGCCTCTACCTGGGCTACCTGAAGCTGTGTAGCTCCATGGACCAGATCAGAGCCCTGGTGCCTCAAAACCTGCCCAATGTCCTCTGTCACACCAAGATACGAGACAACTGTAATGTGTCTAGGTGAAGTACCTGGCTATCCCGGTTTATCAGTGAATTTATTGGTTTCATGTTACGGTATTGTTATTGAAATACTAGCCGTTGTCTgtaatactgtatacagtggggaaaaaaagtatttagtcagccaccaattgtgcaagttctcccacttaaaaagatgagagaggcctgtaattttcatcataggtacatgtcaactatgacagacaaaatgaggaaaaaaaatccagaaaatcacattgtaggatttttaatgaatttatttgcaaatgatggtggaaaataagtatttggtcaataacaaaagtttctcaatactttgttatataccctttgttggcaatgacacaggtcaaacgttttctgtaagtcttcacaaggttttcacacactgttgctggtattttggcccattcctcaatgcagatctcctctagagcagggatgttttggggctgtcgctgggcaacacagactttcaactccctccaaagattttctatggggttgagatctggagactggctaggccactccaggaccttgaaatgcttcttacgaagccactccttcgtttcccgggcggtgtgtttgagatcattgtcatgctgaaagacccagccacgtttcatcttcaatgcccttgctgatggaaggaggttttcactcaaaatctcacgatacatggccccattcattctttcctttacacggatcagtcgtcctggtccctttgcagaaaaaacagccccaaagcatgatgtttccacccccatgctccacagtaggtatggtgttctttggatgcaactcagcattctttgtcctccaaacacgacaagttgagtttttaccaaaaagttatattttggtttcatctgaccatatgacattctcccaatcctcttctggataatccaaatgcactctagcaaacttcagaagggcctggacatgtactggcttaagcaggggggacacgtcttgcactgcaggatttgagtccctggcggcatagtgtgttactgatggtaggctttgttactttggtcccagctctctgcaggacattcactaggtccccccgtgttgttctggaatttttgctcaccgttcttgtgatcattttgaccccacagggtgagatcttgcgtggagccccagatcgagggagattatcagtggtcttgtatgtcttccctttcctaataattgctcccacagttgatttcttcaaaccaagctgcttacctattgcagattcagtcttcccagcctggtgcaggtctacaattttgtttctggtgtcctttgacagttctttggtcttggccatagtggagtttggagtgtgactgtttgaggttgtggacaggtgtcttttatactgataacaagttcaaacaggtgccattaatacaggtaacgtgtgggggacagaggagcctcttaaacaagaagttacaggtctgtgagagccagaaatcttgcttgtttgtaggttaccaaatacttattttccaccataatttgcaaataaattcattaaaaatcctacaatgtgattttctggatttttttttctcaatttgtctgtcatagttgacgtgtacctatgatgaaaattacaggcctctctcatctttttaagtgggagaacttgcacaattggtggctgactaaatactttctttccccactgtatatgtaactgtttgtgtgtgtgtgtgtgtgtgtttgtcagggaggagtggcagtggctgcAGGCCCTCAGTTCTTTGGAGGAGTCTCTGGAGATGGACCAGGATGTCCAGAGCGCTCCACACCGCCTCCTACAGGACCTACGCAGTGCTGCCAAGGACCTCATGGCCCACATGAACATCCCCGTCAGCCAGGTCAGCATCCATCCAACACACCCATCCATCAATTATTGCTTATTATCACTGGATAAACATTGTAGATCCTGAGCCTtccaaaaaataataaaatggcAGAAACACCCAAAGATGACCGCAGCAAAAACCTGTAGtaataaaaaatatacaaaaatatacaaaaaacCTGTAGGTGTAATACATTTtaaccatccatccagccatccattTCTTACATCCATACTGTATATCCATCCACTACATGGCAATAATGTCATAGTTGTGACTCAGTATGCTGTCCCCCTCTTCCAGGCACAGGACTTCCGTATCTATGCCCAGGAGGTGTTGGAGTTTGGGGACAAGGTGTCCTTCCTGCTACTGCTGCCCCCCTCAGACGACGTGTGTACGGCCCCCGGCCAGAACAACCCCTACTCCCCCCAATCAGGCTTCCTCACCCTGCCTCTGCAGGTCTTTGAGCTGGGTCAGTACTGCTCTGTCTAGTAGGATTTCCTTCTTTCTTCCCATAACTGTTATTTATTCAACTATGTTCATTCAGTTGACCTCAGATTATATTATTGTGACTTAAAATAGTTTGTGCAGTTGACTCCAGATTAATGCTTGAGACTGTTGTGACGGTGTGCACTAAACCCAAAGCAATTAAAAGTCATTAAAAAGTTATGTGAAACTTATCTGAAGTGCATAAAGTGCATTTGGAAAGGTGATAGTATTTTTTATCTGTGAGTTATTTAGTATTTTTTCTTTAGATAATAGGTCTGTGTTGTGCGCTTTTCTATCCTGTCCCCTCTATAGTTCACTTTGATGCCTACTGCCCCAGCTTCATAGGGCAGTACTGCCGTGTGTCTGCCCTGCTGGAGCTGGAGTTGCTCATGTCCCAGCAGACCCTGAGGGAGGCCTTCTCAGAGACGGAGCTCCACGCCGCCAAGCAGAAACACCAGCAGGTCCAGGAGCACATGCAGGTAGATGGGAGTCCTAGCTGAGCTAACCGTAACCCTGATATTCTGATATGGATTTAGTCTCCAGGTGCTCAATAATAATGACTAGAGACATATAAGGGCTAAGATAGCATCACACAAGGAGCTAATAGAATACGGCTCACCTACAGTTCAATCATAGCACATGGCGTTTCAAAGTGCACTAAAAGTAAATGATTTTCCCCGCGCGTTTCCCCTTACTACAGCAAATGGAGGAGGTGTGGCGGGAGGCACGGTGGATTATGGATGCTCTACAGTATGCCCGCTACAAGCAGCCCACAGGGGGCATTTCCCTGGCCTGGATCATCGACTTCTCCAGGGACTTGATGCCTGACACGCCCCGCTCCACCTCCTCCCAGCCAGACTACCTGCCCTCGCCTATGCCCTCCCCCGAACCCAGCCGCAAGCACTCTGGTGAGACCCAGATAACTTATCTTATAGAGGAGAGggatagggccaggagtttttcatTCTGAAAACATGGTCTTGTGGTGTTGGGTCCGGGGGAGGACATAAAATAAATTATTGTTTGTGTGTGGGTTTTACAAAAGTGAATGGTTGTGTGTGTTTTACTTAAAGGGAATGATAGTGTGTGTTTTGTTTCTCCCTCCCAGTAGACTTCCACGGTCTCTCTGACGAAGAGGGTTCCTCTGAGGTCTTCCTCACCACCGACAGTGACTACGATTCCAGCCGTGCCCAGAGCCTGCGCGAACTGGACCtgctgcccccctcccccctctcctccaccagtgacagtgtgggaggagggggtggagagggttCAGGGATGGGGGAGCTGAGGGACTCCACCCCAGACGTCCTCCAGGCCTCGGAGCCCCAGGCGGGCACTGCCGGCGAACGACGGCTGAGGGGAGTGGGGCCCGGGGGGGAGAGGCAAAGGGACAGCGACTTCATCCTACCCAGCCGGCAGATCGAACTACTGAGGATCACGGAGAAGAGGCAAGCCTTCTGTGTGAGAACCAGTAGTCTTGAATTCCCCTCTCCCTCTGGTGGTCATCCTGCCCACTCACCCTCACCGTCGCCATCCTCCTCCGCCCACCGCCGCTGGCACCGACCCTCCTCTGTGGACCGCTACTGCCCTACTGAGCAGTGCCTGCCAAACCCCGAGCCCCTTGCCCGCACGCAGTCAGAAGACAGCGGCACCCAGAGGCTTTCGGGTGCCCCCTCGCCTGGTACCCACAGGAAAGGCTGGACTGCCACGCTACGGGTGTACCCACAGTACCGAACCAGGCTACCCAAGGAAACCAGCGTGAAGGTATGGGGAACTTGGCTTGAGGAAGTAAAGTTTTAATGAATTGTTGTTCATTTTTGGGTAACTCTTTGATTTGGATATCCAATTATAAAACTGTCATAACTCTGCCCCAGTTATACCATTGAAACCCCTTTTGACCATTCACGTTCTGTTTAATCTGATTgcctgtgttcctctctctcttcctctctctacccctccccccatctctctgtctcgctgtctctctccctccaagcTGCGGGTGACCCCAGGCACATCGGCCAGGGAGATGGTCCAGCTGGTGGTGCAGGAGATGAACGCGGTGTCGCGGCGGCTCCTCGGAGGTAGCAGTAGTAATGGAGGGGGAGCGGAGGATGAGCAGTGTATGTACAGCCCTGAGCAGCTGGAGCACTTTGGCCTGGTGCTGGTGGTGGATGGCAGGGAGAAGTGGCTCCAGGATGGCTTCTGTCCCCTGGAGCTACAGAACCCCTGGCTCCGGGGCAAGCTGTGCGTCCGCATCAAGGAGTACTCACCACTGGCACTGCAGTACAGCAGGGCGACTACTGTCTGAAACTAGGCGGTCCCCTCCCCCCCAATCAGGGAGGTCTGGACTATTAGAGGGAGATTCCTCCTTTAGAAATGTGGGACCATGAACTTCGAACATTTCACTTGGGCCAAAGGTAGGCACCCTACCTAGGATGAACTGGAATTTCCACTGGAACTTTCTCACCTTTtcgcgctctctttctctctctttctctctctttctctctcttttcctctttggTAGTTTTTTCCGTCAAAGTACTGTAGCTACAGAGCCTAGTCGATGATTttatgtttgtttatttgtttttgttttttgttagCTGAAATGCTGCTGTGAGACTCTGTTTCCATGAAGTCTCCTCCCACCCCATGTAAACTTACCTTCCTTCCT contains:
- the LOC121546976 gene encoding ankyrin repeat and fibronectin type-III domain-containing protein 1 — translated: MTQREMREPHYFPTRKKSTSLSSPSTARRLYRNLSGKFRVGNLPGLEDSEVSGQGDKERLRKSAMFQSNEVLFEAVEHQEMDLVQLLLSQYSLEELDLNTPNSEGLLPLDMAIMTNNIPMARLLLHAGAKESPHFVSLEGRAVHLATLVLEAEERVGDLQAQMWSEGPREREATDHEMQLKAWEWRHRLFKRMQTGFEHASPPDAPSFVRLSVSSSSCLRVDFQEPLSVNSALVTKYKVRWSSSPSLIPLLGETLVEDTSLLQCNITDLTPGTYYYVQVSAYNMKGWGPAQTSTPSCASPSSWREINGCAPRQRGQKEALDQLLGHIKEAHRHCVCHEQCKAPPHMRKHSVSKSLRHLFQPNSKFVKSLKRGLYLTCIFYQDDNVLVTPEDQIPIVEIDDSYSSSQMQDFLWFTKVSYLWEEIPWLQQCLSPSQSSCSCTLQTRLKMLQAVSQLQGMLGTQDLGQVYFEPIKDKHGNTLLVLLRDMNACPSLDGMKWTQLCKLQLQRKSITSPEEPTALDMLLITLHEKLAYHRRSRKLLSPGLYLGYLKLCSSMDQIRALVPQNLPNVLCHTKIRDNCNVSREEWQWLQALSSLEESLEMDQDVQSAPHRLLQDLRSAAKDLMAHMNIPVSQAQDFRIYAQEVLEFGDKVSFLLLLPPSDDVCTAPGQNNPYSPQSGFLTLPLQVFELVHFDAYCPSFIGQYCRVSALLELELLMSQQTLREAFSETELHAAKQKHQQVQEHMQQMEEVWREARWIMDALQYARYKQPTGGISLAWIIDFSRDLMPDTPRSTSSQPDYLPSPMPSPEPSRKHSVDFHGLSDEEGSSEVFLTTDSDYDSSRAQSLRELDLLPPSPLSSTSDSVGGGGGEGSGMGELRDSTPDVLQASEPQAGTAGERRLRGVGPGGERQRDSDFILPSRQIELLRITEKRQAFCVRTSSLEFPSPSGGHPAHSPSPSPSSSAHRRWHRPSSVDRYCPTEQCLPNPEPLARTQSEDSGTQRLSGAPSPGTHRKGWTATLRVYPQYRTRLPKETSVKLRVTPGTSAREMVQLVVQEMNAVSRRLLGGSSSNGGGAEDEQCMYSPEQLEHFGLVLVVDGREKWLQDGFCPLELQNPWLRGKLCVRIKEYSPLALQYSRATTV